One part of the Solanum dulcamara chromosome 3, daSolDulc1.2, whole genome shotgun sequence genome encodes these proteins:
- the LOC129881851 gene encoding uncharacterized protein At4g14450, chloroplastic-like produces the protein MSNNHRTSTADRRNPSRLQRRAPASIQINRPTDWNVAIPLLSPLITSPASPDAGNLKAAINRLSNSSNSKKEEVKKELPVFKKWQHPAAPFCHEPTPLIQFVCTGTADRR, from the coding sequence ATGTCCAACAACCACCGGACTTCCACCGCCGACCGACGGAATCCTAGCAGGTTACAACGTCGAGCACCGGCGTCGATTCAAATCAACCGACCGACCGATTGGAATGTCGCTATACCGCTTTTGTCACCGTTGATTACTTCTCCGGCTTCTCCTGATGCCGGAAACCTGAAAGCAGCGATAAATCGTCTCTCTAATTCGAGTAATAGTAAGAAAGAGGAGGTGAAGAAAGAGTTACCGGTGTTTAAGAAGTGGCAACATCCAGCGGCGCCGTTTTGTCATGAACCGACGCCGTTGATTCAGTTTGTGTGTACAGGAACCGCCGATCGACGGTGA